A single genomic interval of Roseomonas aeriglobus harbors:
- a CDS encoding diguanylate cyclase, which translates to MPASALSASPPPRLSRLASWFGSAPTPDRPIVASDEGGMRRRVERKLFDDIGDFLERHGLAPLPLHFEVAHAYLTNHDPRIASGVTRMLADGGTLTADGIAGLVAELRPVESVPQALAALADQLEARLTECLSAADRSHSSARDYGDALDVAQGQLEADPAGTLERIAGLTREVVETTRLVETELKQTRRETERLRSDLDRARDAAERDHLTGLPNRRGFERRVTELLEETEGTQRRLAVALCDIDDFKRVNDVHGHPAGDRVLKFVGNFLAEELGPAACVGRYGGEEFAVLIEGHSVHEAVMLLDEARERLAARSLVNQETGASIGRVTFSAGVALFTENIGRALGAADAALYRAKRGGKNTVQIASAGG; encoded by the coding sequence ATGCCCGCTTCCGCCCTGTCCGCATCGCCGCCGCCGCGGCTGTCGCGCCTGGCGAGCTGGTTCGGCTCCGCACCGACGCCCGACCGTCCGATCGTCGCCAGCGACGAAGGCGGCATGCGCCGCCGCGTCGAACGCAAGCTGTTCGACGACATCGGCGATTTTCTCGAAAGGCATGGCCTGGCACCGCTGCCGCTTCACTTCGAGGTCGCCCATGCATATCTGACCAACCACGATCCGCGCATTGCCAGCGGCGTCACGCGCATGCTGGCGGACGGCGGTACGCTGACCGCCGACGGCATCGCCGGCCTGGTTGCCGAACTTCGCCCCGTCGAATCGGTGCCGCAGGCGCTGGCGGCGCTTGCCGACCAGCTGGAAGCGCGGCTGACCGAGTGTCTGAGCGCAGCCGACCGATCGCATAGCTCTGCGCGGGATTATGGCGACGCCCTCGATGTCGCCCAAGGCCAGTTGGAGGCCGACCCGGCCGGCACGCTCGAGCGGATCGCGGGGCTGACGCGCGAAGTCGTCGAGACGACGCGGCTGGTCGAAACGGAACTGAAGCAGACCCGGCGTGAAACCGAACGGCTGCGCAGCGACCTGGATCGCGCCCGCGACGCCGCGGAGCGCGACCATCTGACCGGCCTGCCCAACCGGCGCGGGTTCGAGAGGCGGGTGACCGAATTGCTTGAGGAAACGGAAGGCACGCAGCGCCGCCTGGCGGTGGCCCTGTGCGACATCGACGACTTCAAGCGCGTGAACGACGTTCACGGTCATCCGGCCGGCGACCGCGTGCTGAAATTCGTCGGTAACTTCCTGGCCGAAGAGCTTGGACCGGCGGCGTGCGTCGGGCGCTACGGCGGTGAGGAGTTCGCCGTGCTGATCGAAGGGCACAGCGTCCACGAAGCGGTGATGCTGCTCGACGAGGCGCGCGAGCGGCTGGCCGCGCGGTCGCTGGTCAACCAGGAAACCGGCGCGTCGATCGGCCGCGTCACCTTCTCCGCCGGCGTCGCGCTGTTCACCGAAAATATCGGGCGGGCATTGGGCGCGGCGGATGCCGCGCTCTACCGGGCAAAGCGCGGG
- a CDS encoding NAD-dependent deacylase, with protein sequence MDDIRNIVVLTGAGISAESGIATFRGPVGLWEGHRVEDVCTPQALARDPALVHRFYDLRRAALHTVQPNAAHHALARLDAAWTGELLIVTQNVDDLHERAGATRLVHMHGELRSALCAQCGARAPWHDDLPPGTACPACAAPALRPDIVFFGEMPYHMDRIEAALATCDLFVSIGTSGAVYPAAGFVRTARWHGARTIELNLDPSDGSIHFHESRMGPASARVPEWVDSLLADL encoded by the coding sequence ATGGACGACATTCGCAACATCGTCGTGCTGACCGGCGCAGGCATCTCGGCCGAGAGCGGGATCGCGACCTTCCGCGGTCCCGTCGGCCTGTGGGAGGGACACCGCGTCGAGGATGTGTGCACGCCCCAGGCATTGGCGCGCGACCCGGCGCTCGTTCATCGTTTCTACGACCTGCGCCGTGCCGCCCTGCACACGGTCCAGCCCAATGCGGCGCACCACGCGCTCGCCCGCCTGGACGCTGCGTGGACGGGCGAGCTGCTGATCGTGACGCAGAACGTCGACGACCTGCACGAACGCGCCGGGGCGACGCGGCTGGTGCACATGCACGGCGAGCTGCGATCGGCGTTATGCGCGCAGTGCGGGGCGCGCGCCCCCTGGCACGACGATCTGCCGCCGGGGACTGCGTGCCCCGCCTGTGCGGCACCCGCGCTGCGGCCCGACATCGTGTTCTTCGGCGAAATGCCCTACCATATGGACCGGATCGAGGCGGCGCTGGCGACATGCGATCTGTTCGTGTCGATCGGCACGTCGGGCGCGGTCTATCCGGCCGCAGGCTTCGTGCGGACGGCGCGGTGGCACGGGGCCCGGACGATCGAGCTCAATCTCGATCCGTCCGATGGCAGCATCCATTTCCACGAAAGCCGCATGGGCCCGGCAAGCGCGCGCGTACCCGAATGGGTCGACAGCCTGCTGGCCGATCTGTGA
- a CDS encoding SDR family NAD(P)-dependent oxidoreductase produces MTRLFIFGLGYAGGYVATAVEARGGAVMATGRAGGITFDDADAVRAGLAAATHVLSSVPPDDGDPVLDRYGDLLVGKWLGYLSSTGVYGDAGGAWVDESAPIRGRRANRNAADARWLALGARVFRLPGIYGPGRSPIDRVRAGKAHRTGMPDQVFSRIHVDDLARGVIAGFGAPAGAYNLADDVPANQDDVVTYAARLIGVPPPPVVSLDALSPMARAFYAENRRVANGKARRVLGWRPRLSDYRLGLRAVSATTSPTIASAAPAAASSDQR; encoded by the coding sequence GTGACGCGGCTGTTCATCTTCGGGCTGGGCTATGCCGGGGGCTACGTCGCGACAGCGGTGGAGGCGCGGGGCGGGGCGGTAATGGCGACGGGGCGCGCCGGGGGAATCACCTTCGACGATGCCGACGCCGTGCGCGCCGGGTTGGCAGCGGCGACGCATGTGCTGTCGTCGGTGCCGCCCGACGACGGTGACCCTGTGCTCGATCGCTATGGCGACCTGCTGGTAGGCAAGTGGCTCGGCTATCTGTCCTCGACCGGAGTCTATGGCGACGCCGGCGGGGCATGGGTCGACGAAAGCGCGCCGATCCGCGGGCGGCGGGCCAATCGCAACGCCGCCGATGCGCGCTGGCTGGCGCTGGGCGCACGCGTCTTCCGCCTGCCGGGCATCTACGGCCCCGGCCGCTCGCCGATCGACCGCGTGCGCGCAGGCAAGGCGCACCGGACGGGAATGCCCGATCAGGTGTTCAGCCGCATCCATGTGGACGACCTGGCCCGCGGCGTCATCGCCGGCTTCGGCGCGCCGGCGGGGGCCTATAATCTGGCCGACGACGTGCCTGCGAACCAGGACGATGTCGTCACCTATGCCGCGCGGCTGATCGGGGTGCCGCCGCCACCGGTCGTGTCGCTCGACGCCCTCTCCCCGATGGCGCGCGCGTTCTATGCGGAGAACCGTCGGGTCGCGAATGGTAAGGCCCGGCGCGTTCTCGGCTGGCGACCGCGCCTCAGCGATTACCGGTTGGGCCTGCGTGCCGTCAGCGCGACGACCAGCCCGACCATCGCCAGCGCCGCACCGGCGGCGGCCAGCAGCGACCAACGATAG
- a CDS encoding SPFH domain-containing protein, giving the protein MTDSSRSSRMLTHSSETAARTMSGYPVLLVILATFGIGVFFVAQLANDRLAPIFAIVPAFLAVVTVLLACGFYMLQPNQAAAITLFGAYKGTDRTEGLRWVLPWLMRQKVSVRANNIISDKIKVNDLRGNPIEMAAQVVWRVTDTAQALFDVDDYKAFVNVQIEAAVRTIGSRYPYDDFEHQEVTLRGNHDQIGAELQAELIARLRVAGITVDECGFTHLAYAQEIAGAMLRRQQAQAVVAARVTLVEGAVGMVELALDQLSSKGVVELDDERRATMVSNLMVVLCGDRDAQPVVNTGTLYQ; this is encoded by the coding sequence ATGACCGATTCGTCACGTTCGAGCCGTATGCTCACCCACAGCAGCGAAACCGCCGCCAGGACCATGAGCGGCTATCCAGTGCTGCTGGTTATCCTCGCCACGTTCGGCATCGGGGTCTTTTTCGTGGCCCAGCTGGCGAACGACCGGCTTGCGCCCATCTTCGCGATCGTACCGGCGTTCCTTGCCGTCGTTACGGTGCTGCTGGCCTGCGGTTTCTACATGCTCCAGCCCAACCAAGCCGCGGCGATCACGCTGTTCGGTGCGTACAAGGGGACCGACCGGACCGAAGGGCTGCGCTGGGTGCTGCCGTGGCTGATGCGCCAAAAGGTGTCGGTCCGCGCCAACAACATCATTTCGGACAAGATCAAGGTCAACGACCTGCGCGGCAACCCGATCGAGATGGCGGCCCAGGTCGTGTGGCGCGTGACGGACACCGCGCAGGCGCTGTTCGACGTCGATGATTACAAGGCGTTCGTGAACGTTCAGATCGAAGCCGCGGTGCGCACCATCGGGTCGCGCTACCCCTATGACGATTTCGAGCATCAGGAAGTCACGCTGCGCGGCAATCACGATCAGATCGGCGCCGAGCTGCAGGCCGAACTGATCGCCCGCCTGCGCGTCGCCGGCATCACCGTCGACGAATGCGGCTTCACGCACCTGGCCTATGCGCAGGAGATCGCCGGCGCGATGCTGCGGCGCCAGCAGGCGCAGGCGGTGGTCGCCGCGCGCGTGACGCTGGTCGAGGGCGCGGTTGGCATGGTCGAGCTGGCGCTCGATCAACTGTCGTCGAAGGGCGTGGTCGAGCTGGACGACGAACGCCGCGCGACGATGGTCAGCAACCTGATGGTCGTGCTGTGCGGCGACCGCGATGCGCAGCCGGTCGTCAACACGGGCACGTTGTACCAGTAA
- a CDS encoding EamA family transporter → MSAADRPQSTRLSVLIPFAIVTAIWGSTWIVITGQLGVVPASWSVTYRFVVAGVAMLAWAAWRRDPLPLDARGLGFAAALGTAQFVLNFNFVYRAESFITSGLVAVIFALMLVPNALLGRIFLGQRLGRQLLLGSVIAIAGVALLFVHELRADPSGGGKLFAGIGFTLAGVLSASSANILQGTQTAKRYPMASMLGVSMLIGAALDAAYAYATVGAPVLDPRPIYWAGVLYLGLAASAIAFPLYYGVIRVIGPAKAAYSGVLVPVIAMLLSTLFEGYRWSLLAAAGAALAMVGLVVALTARRPNR, encoded by the coding sequence ATGTCCGCTGCCGACCGTCCGCAATCGACCCGCCTGTCGGTGCTTATCCCCTTCGCGATCGTCACCGCGATCTGGGGGTCGACGTGGATCGTCATCACCGGGCAGCTGGGCGTCGTGCCGGCGAGCTGGTCGGTCACCTATCGCTTCGTCGTCGCCGGCGTCGCGATGCTCGCCTGGGCGGCGTGGCGGCGCGATCCGTTGCCGCTCGATGCGCGCGGGCTCGGCTTTGCCGCAGCGCTCGGCACCGCGCAGTTCGTGCTGAATTTCAACTTCGTCTATCGCGCCGAAAGCTTCATCACATCGGGACTGGTCGCGGTGATCTTCGCGCTGATGCTGGTGCCCAACGCGCTGCTGGGACGCATTTTCCTCGGCCAGCGCCTGGGGCGGCAGCTGTTGCTCGGCTCGGTCATCGCCATCGCCGGCGTCGCGCTGCTGTTCGTCCACGAATTGCGCGCCGACCCGAGCGGCGGAGGGAAGCTGTTCGCCGGCATCGGCTTCACGCTGGCGGGCGTACTGTCGGCGTCGAGCGCAAACATTCTCCAGGGCACGCAGACCGCGAAACGCTATCCGATGGCGTCGATGCTGGGGGTATCGATGCTGATCGGGGCGGCGCTCGATGCCGCCTATGCCTATGCGACGGTCGGCGCGCCGGTGCTCGATCCGCGGCCGATCTATTGGGCGGGCGTGCTGTATCTGGGTCTCGCTGCCTCGGCGATCGCCTTTCCGCTCTACTATGGTGTCATCCGCGTGATCGGCCCGGCCAAGGCGGCCTATTCGGGTGTGCTGGTGCCGGTCATCGCAATGCTGCTGTCGACGCTGTTCGAGGGCTATCGTTGGTCGCTGCTGGCCGCCGCCGGTGCGGCGCTGGCGATGGTCGGGCTGGTCGTCGCGCTGACGGCACGCAGGCCCAACCGGTAA
- the tolR gene encoding protein TolR, with product MAVNLPSQRGKGRRAPMADINVTPLVDVMLVLLIIFMVTAPLLTAGVPVNLPDSRAKPLDQEQKPVDMAIDDQGRIFIDKDEVTGTLDDRLAQIAGSGTPDNPPQILLRADKGLDYGRVMRVMGELNRAGLNRVALVTNAGDQN from the coding sequence ATGGCCGTCAATCTCCCCTCGCAGCGCGGCAAGGGCCGGCGGGCGCCCATGGCGGACATCAATGTGACTCCGCTCGTCGACGTCATGCTGGTGCTGCTGATCATCTTCATGGTCACCGCACCGCTGCTCACCGCGGGCGTGCCGGTGAACCTGCCCGACAGCCGCGCCAAGCCGCTCGACCAGGAACAGAAGCCTGTCGACATGGCGATCGACGATCAGGGCCGCATCTTCATCGACAAGGATGAAGTGACGGGCACGCTCGACGATCGCCTGGCGCAGATCGCAGGCTCGGGCACGCCCGACAATCCGCCGCAGATCCTGCTGCGTGCCGACAAGGGGCTGGACTACGGCCGTGTGATGCGCGTGATGGGCGAACTCAATCGCGCCGGTCTCAACCGCGTCGCGCTAGTCACCAACGCGGGCGACCAGAACTGA
- a CDS encoding HD-GYP domain-containing protein, with protein MRVEIERLRPGVFIESIEGSWLSSPFWKKRFLLESVSDIDRLRAAGISGVTIDTTKGLGPAPLPVAGPVEDILDDRTVLPIAPAIETEPAPIVRRRRRSAARVTEIDRAQETVQKSKEAVTAMFGEARMGQAIKVEAVEPLVDEIAASVARDPSAMIKVTRLKHKNEYTYLHSVAVCALMINLARHIGLPEEDHRAIGMAGLLHDIGKMAIPEDVLEKPGRLDDDEVVVVRSHPEKGHAILIDSPEVSAMALDVCLHHHERVDGKGYPFGLTADQLNLHARMGAICDVYDAITSNRPYKRAWSANDSLARMLQWEGHFDEDLLDAFIASIGIQPTGGLVRLQSNRLGIVLEGNLDEPTRPLVRAFYDIPTQRFVEQEDIVTASADDRIIRAEKAPYWFGEGWEAVCKAVLAGEVPTSQHSPARPYAAMPQQRRAPRVTVPAAVGGED; from the coding sequence ATGCGCGTCGAAATCGAACGACTGCGTCCCGGGGTCTTCATCGAGTCGATCGAGGGGTCCTGGCTGAGCAGTCCTTTCTGGAAAAAGCGCTTCCTGCTGGAAAGCGTGTCCGACATCGATCGGCTGCGCGCAGCGGGAATCTCGGGCGTGACGATCGACACCACCAAGGGGCTGGGGCCCGCGCCGCTGCCCGTGGCCGGTCCGGTGGAAGACATTCTTGACGACCGCACCGTGCTGCCGATCGCACCAGCGATCGAGACCGAACCGGCCCCGATCGTCCGCCGCCGGCGCCGCAGCGCCGCCCGCGTGACTGAAATCGACCGCGCACAGGAAACCGTCCAGAAATCGAAGGAAGCCGTCACCGCGATGTTCGGCGAGGCCCGGATGGGCCAGGCGATCAAGGTCGAGGCGGTCGAACCTCTGGTCGACGAGATCGCCGCCTCCGTCGCACGCGATCCCTCGGCGATGATCAAGGTCACGCGCCTGAAGCACAAGAACGAATATACCTATCTTCACTCGGTCGCCGTCTGCGCACTGATGATCAACCTGGCCCGCCACATCGGGTTGCCCGAGGAAGACCATCGCGCGATCGGCATGGCCGGCCTGCTCCACGACATCGGCAAGATGGCCATTCCGGAAGACGTGCTCGAAAAGCCGGGCCGGCTGGATGACGACGAGGTGGTCGTCGTGCGCAGCCACCCCGAAAAGGGCCATGCCATATTGATCGACAGCCCCGAGGTGTCGGCGATGGCACTGGACGTATGCCTGCATCATCACGAACGCGTCGATGGCAAGGGCTATCCCTTCGGCCTGACCGCCGATCAGCTGAACCTCCATGCCCGGATGGGCGCGATCTGCGACGTCTACGACGCGATCACCTCCAACCGACCCTATAAGCGCGCATGGTCGGCGAACGATTCGCTCGCCCGCATGCTGCAGTGGGAAGGCCATTTCGACGAGGATCTGCTCGACGCCTTCATCGCCAGCATCGGCATCCAGCCGACCGGCGGCCTGGTCCGCCTGCAGTCCAATCGGCTGGGCATCGTACTGGAAGGCAATCTCGACGAGCCGACGCGGCCGCTCGTGCGCGCCTTCTACGACATCCCGACCCAGCGGTTCGTCGAGCAGGAAGACATCGTCACCGCCAGTGCCGACGACCGGATCATTCGTGCCGAAAAGGCACCCTATTGGTTCGGAGAGGGCTGGGAAGCGGTGTGCAAGGCCGTGCTGGCGGGCGAGGTGCCGACGTCACAGCATAGTCCGGCGCGCCCCTATGCCGCCATGCCGCAGCAGCGCCGCGCCCCGCGCGTGACGGTGCCTGCCGCCGTCGGTGGAGAGGATTGA
- a CDS encoding YbgC/FadM family acyl-CoA thioesterase, giving the protein MDATPQPMPLEGRFDGPEHLFVCRVYFEDTDLSGVVYHANYLRYMERARSAMLRAAGIDQRAAHEGGEGVYVVRDIALRYLAPARLDDTLTVVSRLIQVRAASVVIHQRVMRDLVQLTDATVEAAFVSPSGRPRRQPAGWTDIFERLIWQGE; this is encoded by the coding sequence ATGGACGCCACACCTCAACCGATGCCACTGGAGGGCCGTTTCGACGGGCCTGAGCATCTGTTCGTGTGCCGGGTTTATTTCGAGGACACCGACCTGTCGGGCGTCGTCTATCACGCCAACTACCTGCGCTACATGGAGCGGGCGCGTTCGGCGATGCTGCGTGCGGCCGGAATCGACCAGCGTGCAGCGCATGAGGGCGGGGAGGGCGTGTACGTCGTCCGCGACATCGCCCTTCGCTATCTCGCGCCGGCGCGTCTCGACGACACGCTGACCGTCGTGTCGCGCTTGATCCAGGTTCGCGCGGCATCGGTCGTCATTCATCAGAGAGTCATGCGAGACTTGGTCCAATTGACGGACGCAACGGTGGAGGCGGCTTTCGTCAGTCCCTCCGGCCGTCCGCGCCGCCAGCCGGCTGGGTGGACCGACATTTTCGAACGCCTGATCTGGCAGGGGGAATAG
- the pal gene encoding peptidoglycan-associated lipoprotein Pal, with product MATKRTALVLTAALAVAVAGCAKKKPPVLPPAPVDSGQTTDPNAGSGPGGNVDGAIVPGSQADFLRSVSSNTVLFGLDMFDIDAEARAILDTQAQWLARYPNVRITIEGHCDERGTREYNLALGDRRANAAKNYLAARGINPARISTISYGKERPAALGSDEASYAQNRRAVTVTVS from the coding sequence ATGGCAACCAAGCGGACCGCGCTGGTCCTGACCGCCGCCCTTGCCGTCGCCGTCGCCGGCTGTGCCAAGAAGAAGCCCCCCGTCCTGCCGCCGGCCCCGGTCGACAGCGGCCAGACGACCGACCCGAATGCGGGATCGGGGCCGGGCGGCAACGTCGACGGCGCGATCGTGCCTGGCAGCCAGGCCGACTTCCTGCGCTCGGTCAGCAGCAACACCGTGCTGTTCGGGCTCGACATGTTCGACATCGACGCCGAAGCGCGCGCCATTCTCGACACCCAGGCGCAGTGGCTGGCGCGCTATCCCAACGTGCGGATCACGATCGAGGGCCACTGCGACGAACGCGGTACGCGCGAATATAATCTGGCGCTGGGCGACCGTCGTGCGAATGCGGCGAAGAACTATCTGGCGGCGCGCGGCATCAATCCCGCGCGGATCAGCACGATCAGCTACGGCAAGGAACGGCCGGCCGCACTCGGCTCGGACGAGGCAAGCTATGCCCAGAACCGCCGTGCGGTAACCGTGACGGTGAGCTGA
- a CDS encoding alpha/beta fold hydrolase — protein sequence MMLTALLLAAAAPQGEQVTVPGPQGPLAGTLTLAEGKGPVVVIIPGSGPTDRDGNSPLGITAGSYRLLADALAEKGVSSVRIDKRGMFGSRAAVADPNDATMAGYADDARAWAKLAAKRTGNRCAWLVGHSEGGVVALQAAQSADGICGVVLIASPGRPLGDVMRAQFRANPANAPILDAALGMLDAVQQGRTVDPATLPAPLGQMFPTGPQRYLSGVIAVDPAKLAATATVPVTIVQGDADLQVSVVEDAKRIAAANPQATLTVVPGVNHVLKAVGTDRLANQRSYADSSLPIAAEVVDAVVGAVTPAGAPPKSGAKSRGRSAK from the coding sequence ATGATGCTGACGGCATTGCTATTGGCGGCCGCCGCGCCGCAGGGCGAACAGGTAACGGTGCCCGGACCGCAGGGGCCACTCGCCGGCACCCTGACGCTGGCGGAGGGCAAGGGGCCGGTCGTCGTCATCATCCCGGGCTCCGGCCCGACCGACCGCGACGGCAACAGCCCCCTGGGCATTACCGCCGGTTCCTATCGCCTGCTGGCCGATGCCCTGGCGGAAAAGGGCGTTTCGTCGGTTCGCATAGACAAGCGCGGCATGTTCGGCAGCCGCGCCGCGGTCGCCGATCCCAATGACGCGACGATGGCCGGTTATGCCGACGACGCGCGGGCCTGGGCAAAGCTTGCCGCTAAACGGACCGGCAACCGGTGCGCGTGGCTGGTGGGGCATAGCGAGGGCGGGGTCGTCGCGCTTCAGGCCGCGCAGTCGGCGGACGGCATCTGCGGCGTCGTGCTGATTGCGTCGCCTGGCCGTCCGCTCGGCGACGTGATGCGCGCGCAGTTCCGCGCGAACCCTGCGAACGCGCCGATCCTCGACGCCGCGCTCGGCATGCTCGATGCCGTCCAGCAAGGCCGGACGGTCGACCCAGCGACATTGCCGGCGCCGCTCGGGCAGATGTTCCCGACCGGCCCACAACGCTATCTGTCGGGCGTAATCGCGGTCGATCCGGCCAAGCTGGCGGCGACCGCGACGGTGCCGGTGACGATCGTTCAGGGCGATGCCGATTTGCAGGTGTCGGTCGTCGAGGATGCGAAGCGGATCGCAGCGGCGAACCCGCAGGCGACGCTGACAGTCGTGCCGGGGGTCAATCATGTGCTGAAGGCTGTCGGGACCGACCGACTGGCGAACCAACGGAGTTATGCGGATTCCTCGCTGCCGATCGCGGCGGAGGTGGTCGATGCCGTTGTGGGGGCTGTGACACCCGCCGGTGCGCCCCCGAAGTCGGGAGCCAAAAGCCGCGGGCGATCAGCGAAGTAA
- the tolB gene encoding Tol-Pal system protein TolB — MSIMRNLLSFMLAGAIVSVAAAATPAAAQVEVDVEGGISAPMPIAIPPMPTPNPQSTAAGSTDQLGRQMAEVVTNDLRNSGLFKPIGPESLRAVGFDQVTAPDFPYWGGTGAQALVQGFVRANGDGTLTVGCYLYDVFAKTELTRQGFVVSPADWRRAAHKCADTVYQRLSGEGPYFDSRIVYVSETGPKGRRTKRLAIMDQDGANHRFLTNGQSIVLTPRFAPNQQSIVYMSYDEKVPSIYVLDLGSGRPRRVVSGVSTTFAPRFSPNGQWILFSMAQGGTTNIYRVPSGGGSPQRLTNSAGIDTGGSYSPDGSKIVFESDRGGSQQLYVMNADGSNPQRISFGGGRYATPSWSPRGDLIAFTKMEGGRFRIGIMSPSGGGEKLLTEAWGDEGPSWSPNGRVLTFFRAAQGSGKADVWSVDLTGVNERRIPTPLDGSDPSWGPLRP; from the coding sequence ATGAGCATCATGCGTAACCTACTCTCCTTCATGCTTGCGGGCGCCATTGTCAGTGTCGCTGCCGCCGCCACACCCGCCGCCGCGCAGGTGGAGGTCGATGTCGAAGGCGGCATTTCCGCGCCGATGCCGATCGCCATTCCGCCGATGCCGACGCCCAACCCACAGTCGACCGCGGCCGGTTCGACCGATCAGCTCGGCCGACAGATGGCCGAAGTCGTCACCAACGACCTGCGCAACTCCGGGCTGTTCAAGCCCATCGGCCCCGAAAGCCTGCGCGCGGTCGGCTTCGACCAGGTCACCGCCCCCGACTTCCCCTACTGGGGCGGCACTGGCGCCCAGGCGCTGGTCCAGGGCTTCGTCCGCGCGAACGGCGACGGCACGCTGACGGTCGGCTGCTACCTCTACGACGTCTTCGCCAAGACCGAACTGACCCGCCAGGGCTTCGTTGTTTCGCCGGCCGACTGGCGTCGCGCGGCGCACAAATGCGCGGACACCGTCTACCAGCGCCTGTCGGGTGAGGGGCCGTATTTCGACAGCCGCATCGTCTATGTCTCGGAAACGGGTCCGAAGGGGCGCCGGACCAAGCGGCTTGCGATCATGGATCAGGACGGCGCCAACCACCGCTTCCTGACCAACGGCCAGTCGATCGTGCTGACGCCGCGGTTTGCGCCGAACCAGCAGTCGATCGTCTACATGAGCTATGACGAAAAGGTGCCGTCGATCTACGTGCTCGATCTGGGCTCGGGCCGTCCGCGCCGGGTGGTCAGCGGTGTGTCGACGACCTTCGCTCCGCGCTTCTCGCCCAACGGCCAGTGGATCCTGTTCTCGATGGCGCAGGGCGGCACGACCAACATCTACCGCGTGCCGTCCGGTGGCGGCAGCCCGCAGCGGCTGACCAATTCCGCCGGCATCGACACCGGCGGCAGCTATTCGCCCGATGGCTCCAAAATCGTCTTCGAGAGCGACCGCGGTGGATCGCAACAGCTCTACGTCATGAACGCCGACGGATCGAACCCGCAGCGGATCAGCTTCGGCGGTGGGCGCTACGCGACCCCGTCGTGGAGCCCCCGCGGCGACCTGATCGCCTTCACCAAGATGGAGGGGGGACGTTTCCGCATCGGCATCATGTCCCCGTCGGGCGGCGGCGAGAAGCTGCTGACCGAGGCGTGGGGCGACGAAGGCCCGAGCTGGTCGCCCAACGGCCGCGTGTTGACCTTCTTCCGCGCCGCGCAGGGGTCGGGGAAGGCGGACGTGTGGTCGGTCGACCTGACCGGCGTCAACGAACGCCGCATCCCGACGCCGCTCGATGGGAGCGATCCGTCCTGGGGGCCGTTGCGTCCCTGA
- the tolQ gene encoding protein TolQ, with protein MELIANTDAATLSPVALFLQADWVVKAVMLGLLAASIWTWAIIVMFWRRLGSVRKDTNRFEDAYRTAADIDAFHRAERESSLPMAKVFAAGVAEWRRSTSGKVIDRDGTRERLATTMGAATAAEIDKLSDRLNVLATVGSVAPFVGLFGTVWGIMRSFTAIASQQNSSLAVVAPGIAEALFATAIGLFAAIPAVIAYNRFSHGINRIEARLNRFADGFHATLSRQLDSDR; from the coding sequence ATGGAGCTTATCGCCAACACCGACGCTGCGACGCTGTCGCCGGTCGCGCTGTTCCTGCAAGCCGACTGGGTCGTGAAGGCCGTGATGCTGGGGCTGCTGGCCGCCAGCATCTGGACCTGGGCGATCATCGTGATGTTCTGGCGCCGGCTGGGCTCGGTGCGCAAGGACACCAACCGGTTCGAGGACGCCTATCGCACCGCCGCTGATATCGACGCCTTTCACCGCGCCGAGCGGGAGAGCAGCCTGCCGATGGCGAAGGTCTTTGCTGCCGGTGTCGCCGAATGGCGCCGCTCGACATCGGGCAAGGTCATCGACCGTGACGGCACGCGCGAGCGGCTGGCCACCACGATGGGCGCGGCGACCGCGGCGGAGATCGACAAGCTCAGTGATCGTCTGAACGTGCTGGCGACGGTCGGGTCGGTGGCGCCGTTCGTCGGGCTGTTCGGCACGGTCTGGGGCATCATGCGCTCGTTCACCGCGATCGCCAGCCAGCAGAATTCCTCGCTCGCCGTCGTCGCCCCGGGTATCGCGGAGGCGCTGTTCGCGACCGCGATCGGTCTGTTCGCGGCGATCCCGGCGGTCATCGCGTACAATCGCTTTTCGCACGGCATCAACCGGATCGAGGCGCGGCTGAACCGGTTCGCCGACGGCTTCCACGCGACGCTCAGCCGCCAGCTGGATTCGGATCGGTGA